The proteins below come from a single Dehalococcoidia bacterium genomic window:
- a CDS encoding NUDIX hydrolase has protein sequence MSDFRPLPRTLSSTPAYRGRKVRVRRDLVALADGSLREVDVVEHPGCAVVVPVDEAGQVLLLRQYRHAIGEWAIEVPAGGIDPGETPAACAARELEEETGLRAGRLEPLGQFYTSDGVSNELAHLFLARDLRAGIGRAEEGEHLEPFWVPLEEAVRLVRAGTIRCGPTALALLLADARLRHEAPGARSG, from the coding sequence ATGAGCGACTTCCGCCCACTCCCTCGGACGCTCTCTTCTACGCCGGCGTACCGCGGCCGCAAAGTGCGCGTGCGGCGCGACCTTGTTGCCCTCGCGGACGGCAGCCTCCGCGAGGTTGATGTTGTGGAGCATCCCGGCTGCGCGGTCGTCGTCCCGGTCGATGAAGCGGGGCAAGTGCTTCTGCTGCGACAGTATCGCCACGCCATCGGCGAGTGGGCGATCGAAGTGCCGGCCGGCGGTATTGACCCGGGCGAGACCCCCGCCGCGTGCGCAGCGCGCGAACTCGAAGAGGAGACTGGCCTGCGTGCCGGCCGGCTCGAGCCGCTCGGCCAGTTTTATACGTCCGACGGCGTGTCGAACGAGCTTGCGCATCTGTTTCTCGCGCGCGATCTCCGCGCCGGGATAGGCCGTGCCGAGGAAGGTGAGCACCTCGAGCCGTTCTGGGTGCCGCTCGAGGAAGCGGTCCGTCTGGTCCGAGCCGGCACAATCCGCTGCGGCCCGACGGCGCTCGCGCTGCTGCTGGCCGACGCCCGCCTGCGTCACGAGGCGCCGGGCGCGCGCTCGGGCTGA
- a CDS encoding SH3 domain-containing protein, which yields MSLPFTGGGRRCGTCRFYRPSPIPGQGWCTHPELVKPPAMVLVKARELNCARPLSEIPDRWEPADPRHAAAPRPSLRIRAVAPEPVAPPRQPATVPTRPLAVDPSFDLPEQAAEAPPELGNEERERAGAVPPTPADPFPAAPQRSARWLAVLAVPLVLCLLLGIGGTVGFLATNGFGTGLVGGAVATPTRPAGVAGIAKQDFRLRSEARSDSEQRSVVRSGTRLRLINSAAGEILDPTLPEPAKWYLVQTADGTAQGWAYSGWIERQS from the coding sequence ATGAGCTTGCCGTTTACCGGGGGAGGACGCCGCTGTGGCACCTGCCGGTTCTACCGCCCATCGCCGATCCCGGGGCAGGGGTGGTGCACTCATCCCGAGCTCGTCAAGCCCCCCGCGATGGTCCTAGTCAAGGCGCGCGAGCTGAACTGCGCGCGTCCCCTTTCCGAAATCCCCGACCGCTGGGAGCCCGCCGACCCTCGGCATGCGGCTGCGCCTCGCCCCTCCCTGCGAATCCGCGCTGTCGCCCCTGAGCCGGTCGCGCCGCCGCGCCAGCCTGCCACCGTGCCGACCCGCCCTCTCGCTGTCGACCCGTCCTTCGACCTGCCGGAGCAGGCTGCGGAGGCGCCTCCGGAACTCGGCAACGAGGAGCGAGAGCGCGCCGGGGCAGTTCCTCCCACGCCGGCCGATCCCTTCCCAGCAGCGCCGCAGCGCAGCGCCCGTTGGCTGGCGGTGCTGGCGGTTCCCCTCGTTCTCTGCCTGCTGCTCGGCATCGGCGGCACGGTCGGGTTCCTAGCGACAAACGGGTTTGGCACGGGGCTCGTCGGCGGAGCGGTGGCGACCCCGACCCGGCCTGCGGGCGTCGCGGGGATCGCGAAGCAAGATTTTCGCCTGCGAAGCGAGGCGCGAAGCGACAGCGAACAGCGCAGCGTCGTCCGCAGCGGAACGCGGCTGCGGCTGATCAACAGCGCGGCCGGCGAGATCCTCGACCCCACGTTGCCTGAGCCAGCGAAGTGGTATCTTGTCCAGACGGCGGATGGCACGGCACAGGGATGGGCCTACTCGGGGTGGATCGAGCGCCAGTCCTAA
- a CDS encoding DUF1684 domain-containing protein: MRVRALSSLFLLAALAAFLLSPIGLLVPTAIWVGAAILLGAIGIGLWLRAPRALPAAPLRDPVRAAEDGEPLEALRAERDRLFRYDPGSPLRPEQRERFAGLRYYPVDPSAVLTVHVEEFADHPAVPLVTNAGQVMEYLRWGEVRFVWQGVACRLTVYRADPDDPTLFVPFADTTNGSETYGGGRYLELLDRGDGSYLLDFNRAYNPYCAYNDEWSCPLPPAENRLPVAIRAGEKRFDLGGAGVE; encoded by the coding sequence ATGCGGGTACGCGCGCTCTCCTCGCTGTTCCTTCTTGCTGCGCTGGCGGCGTTTCTCCTCAGCCCGATCGGCCTCCTCGTCCCGACGGCCATCTGGGTCGGCGCAGCGATCCTCCTCGGCGCCATCGGCATCGGGCTCTGGCTGCGCGCTCCTCGCGCTCTCCCCGCTGCTCCGCTGCGCGACCCTGTGCGCGCAGCCGAGGACGGGGAGCCGCTCGAAGCGCTCCGGGCAGAGCGCGACCGCCTCTTCCGCTACGATCCGGGGTCGCCGCTCCGACCGGAGCAGCGGGAGCGCTTTGCGGGCCTTCGCTACTACCCCGTCGATCCTTCCGCAGTGCTGACCGTCCACGTGGAGGAGTTCGCCGACCATCCGGCGGTGCCGCTGGTAACAAACGCCGGGCAGGTGATGGAGTATCTCCGCTGGGGGGAGGTCCGGTTTGTCTGGCAAGGCGTGGCGTGCCGGCTGACGGTCTATCGGGCCGACCCCGATGACCCCACCCTGTTTGTGCCGTTCGCCGACACCACCAACGGCAGCGAGACCTACGGCGGCGGGCGCTATCTTGAACTGCTCGACCGGGGAGATGGCAGCTACCTGCTCGACTTCAATCGGGCGTATAACCCCTACTGCGCTTACAACGACGAGTGGAGCTGCCCTCTTCCTCCCGCCGAAAACCGTCTTCCTGTCGCCATCCGCGCCGGGGAGAAGCGGTTCGACCTCGGAGGCGCGGGAGTGGAATGA
- the rpoD gene encoding RNA polymerase sigma factor RpoD: protein MSAGSSDDDLPSEAELIAAERGDDPVAALLEAEEDLEAAFEQARDSADGSIRMYLREIGRISLLTAQDEVELATAYRAGREAEQRLVAAELSDSERIELRRAIERGREAERRLIEANLRLVVSIAKRYIGRGLSLLDLIQEGNIGLMRAVEKFDPTRGFKFSTYATWWIRQAITRSIADQARTIRVPVHMIETISRLIRASRTLQQQLGREPTAEEIGGELGISADRVREIIRFSLKPVSLETPVGEDEDGVLGDLIEDKSAPAPLEAASKRLLQDQVGRVLHSLSPRERRVLELRFGIDIGRSRTLEEVGHELGVTRERIRQIESKALRKLRQPSRRKRLREFFKD from the coding sequence ATGTCGGCGGGCTCCTCCGATGACGATCTTCCTTCCGAAGCGGAGCTGATCGCAGCCGAACGAGGCGACGACCCGGTCGCTGCTTTGCTCGAGGCGGAGGAAGACCTAGAAGCGGCCTTTGAGCAGGCGCGCGACAGCGCAGACGGCTCGATCCGGATGTATCTCCGCGAGATCGGGCGGATTTCCCTCTTGACCGCGCAGGATGAAGTCGAACTGGCAACCGCCTACCGGGCGGGCCGCGAGGCAGAGCAGCGGCTTGTCGCCGCCGAGTTGTCGGACTCGGAGCGAATCGAGTTGCGCCGAGCGATCGAGCGCGGACGAGAAGCGGAGCGCCGCTTGATTGAAGCCAACCTGCGGCTCGTCGTTTCGATCGCGAAGCGGTATATCGGCCGTGGCCTCTCGCTTCTAGACCTGATCCAGGAAGGCAATATCGGGCTGATGCGGGCGGTCGAGAAATTTGACCCGACGCGAGGGTTTAAGTTTTCGACCTACGCGACCTGGTGGATCCGCCAAGCGATCACGCGCTCGATCGCAGATCAAGCGCGCACGATCCGCGTCCCGGTCCACATGATCGAGACAATCAGCCGCCTGATCCGCGCTTCTCGAACCTTGCAGCAGCAGCTCGGGCGCGAGCCGACTGCTGAGGAGATCGGCGGAGAACTTGGGATCAGCGCCGACCGTGTCCGCGAGATCATTCGCTTCTCGCTGAAGCCAGTGTCGCTCGAAACGCCGGTGGGCGAAGACGAGGATGGCGTGCTTGGCGACCTGATCGAGGATAAGAGCGCGCCGGCCCCCCTCGAAGCAGCATCGAAACGGCTCCTCCAAGACCAAGTCGGGCGTGTCCTGCACTCGCTCAGTCCGCGTGAACGCCGTGTCCTCGAGCTGCGCTTTGGGATTGATATCGGCCGGAGCCGAACGCTTGAGGAAGTCGGCCACGAGTTGGGCGTCACCCGCGAGCGGATCCGCCAGATCGAGTCGAAAGCGCTGCGCAAGCTCCGCCAGCCGAGCCGGCGCAAGCGTCTGCGCGAATTTTTCAAGGACTAG
- a CDS encoding 50S ribosomal protein L11 methyltransferase, which translates to MSYDPLRRAVEAAAARFERWQPQGAPVTLTPSQRAALIRDATAIRRPAFVPELALYLAEEPFTVWQRTEEAGGAELPPPYWAFAWAGGLALARYLLDHPETVSGRTVLDLASGSGLTAIAAARAGARRVVANDIDPFALTAAQLNAEVNGVAVEMDGRDLLGSERVDWEVVLAGDIFYERETAERVQRFLRRAHASGAAVLIGDLGRRYLPRPWLMPLAVYEVPVEAALEDRPVKRTTVWRFREESELPPLSLGYT; encoded by the coding sequence ATGTCATACGACCCGCTGAGACGAGCGGTTGAAGCGGCGGCGGCGCGATTCGAGCGCTGGCAGCCCCAAGGAGCGCCGGTCACCCTCACGCCGAGCCAACGCGCTGCTCTGATCCGCGATGCGACCGCAATACGGCGTCCCGCCTTTGTGCCGGAGCTTGCGCTCTATCTTGCTGAGGAGCCGTTCACTGTCTGGCAGCGGACCGAAGAGGCAGGAGGGGCCGAACTGCCGCCTCCCTACTGGGCATTTGCTTGGGCGGGCGGGCTCGCCCTTGCGCGCTATCTGCTCGACCACCCAGAAACTGTCTCAGGGCGTACCGTTCTCGACCTCGCCTCAGGGTCGGGACTCACTGCAATCGCGGCGGCGCGTGCGGGCGCGAGGCGGGTTGTCGCGAACGACATCGACCCCTTTGCCCTGACCGCAGCACAGCTGAACGCCGAGGTGAACGGCGTTGCGGTCGAGATGGACGGGCGCGACCTGCTCGGCAGCGAGAGGGTCGACTGGGAGGTCGTGCTCGCCGGGGACATCTTCTATGAGCGCGAGACCGCTGAACGGGTACAGCGCTTTCTGCGTCGCGCGCATGCGTCGGGGGCAGCTGTCCTGATCGGCGACCTCGGCCGGCGCTACCTGCCGCGTCCTTGGCTGATGCCGCTTGCGGTGTATGAGGTGCCGGTGGAGGCGGCGCTCGAGGATCGGCCGGTAAAGCGGACAACCGTCTGGCGATTTCGCGAGGAGAGCGAACTTCCTCCCCTTTCTCTCGGATATACTTAA
- the acnA gene encoding aconitate hydratase AcnA: protein MQTHRDPFGARATLDAGGQTVSFYRLEALEQAGLTNLDRLPFTVRILLENLLRHADGGLATPEQVAAMAAWGKEPASDREFPFLPGRVILQDFTGVPVVVSLASMRSALARLGGDPQWVNPLMPVDLVIDHSVQVDRFGTRDAYQYNVEKEYERNGERYALLRWAQQAFRNFRVVPPGAGIVHQVNLEYLAKVVSVNEHGVAYPDTLVGTDSHTTMINGLGVLGWGVGGIEAEAAMLGQPLYLLPPVVVGFRFRGQLREGVTATDLVLTVTQMLRRHGVVDKFVEYYGPGLSTLSLADRATIANMAPEYGATAGLFPVDEETLRYLRMTGRSDEHVQLVERYCKEQRLFRTDTQPEPEYSETLELDLSTVEPSIAGPRRPQDRLTLREVKRNFHAVFPQVDKQQTGSGNVAVAQKTAVDHGSVVIAAITSCTNTSNPSVMLGAGLLAKKAVERGLRVPSTVKTSLSPGSQVVMDYLDNAGLTPYLEQLGFALTGFGCMTCIGNSGPLPDDVAGEIQARDLVVAAVLSGNRNFEGRIHPLVRAAYLASPPLVVAYALAGTVDRDLTSEPVGLDPAGQPVMLADIWPSPREIADAIAAHVRPEDFRKRYSAIFAGDERWRSLPVPAGALMAWDPRSTYVREAPFFTNFSLDPPPLQNIIGARALVVVGDSVTTDHISPAGAIERTSPAGRYLIEQGVDPADFNSYGARRGNHEVMMRGTFANVRLRNALADGREGNFTTYLPTGEVMSIYEAAMRYAAAGIPLIVIGGKEYGSGSSRDWAAKGPALLGVRAVLAESFERIHRSNLVGMGVLPLQFLPGQNLSALGLTGRETFSIEGISDGIAPRETVTVRAVRADGSEVAFSAIARIDNQVEVEYYRHGGILPMVLRQMIRANQPERAPGAS, encoded by the coding sequence ATGCAGACCCACCGCGACCCGTTCGGCGCTCGAGCAACCCTCGATGCCGGCGGGCAGACCGTGTCGTTCTATCGTCTCGAAGCGCTCGAGCAGGCCGGCTTGACAAACCTCGACCGGCTTCCTTTCACCGTCCGGATCCTCCTCGAAAATCTGCTGCGCCACGCTGACGGCGGCTTGGCGACGCCGGAGCAGGTGGCGGCGATGGCGGCGTGGGGGAAGGAGCCAGCCTCCGACCGGGAGTTCCCTTTTCTCCCGGGCCGGGTCATTCTGCAGGACTTCACCGGCGTGCCGGTCGTTGTCTCGCTGGCATCGATGCGTTCGGCGCTCGCCCGTCTCGGCGGGGATCCCCAGTGGGTCAATCCGCTAATGCCGGTCGACCTCGTCATCGACCACTCCGTCCAAGTTGACCGCTTCGGGACACGCGATGCCTACCAGTACAACGTCGAGAAAGAGTACGAACGGAACGGCGAACGCTACGCCCTCCTCCGCTGGGCTCAGCAGGCGTTCCGCAATTTCCGCGTCGTTCCTCCCGGTGCCGGCATCGTCCACCAAGTCAATCTTGAGTACCTGGCAAAAGTCGTCTCCGTCAACGAGCACGGCGTGGCCTATCCCGATACTCTCGTCGGCACCGACTCCCACACGACGATGATCAACGGGCTTGGCGTGCTCGGCTGGGGGGTCGGGGGCATCGAAGCGGAGGCAGCGATGCTCGGGCAGCCGCTCTATCTGCTCCCTCCCGTCGTGGTCGGCTTCCGCTTCCGCGGCCAACTGCGCGAAGGAGTGACCGCGACCGATCTCGTCCTGACCGTCACCCAGATGCTGCGCCGCCACGGCGTGGTTGACAAGTTCGTCGAGTACTACGGCCCCGGGCTGAGCACACTCTCGCTTGCGGACCGTGCGACGATCGCCAATATGGCGCCCGAATACGGCGCGACGGCTGGGCTTTTCCCGGTTGACGAGGAAACCTTGCGCTACTTGCGCATGACCGGCCGGAGCGACGAGCACGTCCAGCTCGTCGAGCGCTACTGCAAAGAACAGCGGCTGTTTCGAACCGACACCCAGCCCGAGCCGGAATACAGCGAGACGCTTGAACTCGACCTATCGACCGTCGAGCCGTCGATCGCCGGTCCCCGCCGGCCGCAAGATCGGCTGACGCTCCGCGAGGTGAAGCGCAATTTCCATGCCGTCTTTCCGCAGGTCGATAAGCAGCAGACGGGCTCGGGCAATGTCGCGGTCGCTCAGAAGACGGCGGTCGATCACGGGAGTGTCGTCATTGCTGCTATCACAAGCTGCACGAACACGTCCAACCCCTCGGTTATGCTCGGAGCCGGGCTGCTCGCTAAGAAGGCAGTTGAGCGCGGGCTGCGCGTTCCTTCCACGGTCAAAACAAGCCTCTCGCCCGGTTCCCAAGTCGTGATGGACTATCTCGACAATGCCGGCTTGACGCCGTACCTCGAGCAGCTAGGGTTCGCGCTCACCGGGTTCGGCTGCATGACCTGCATCGGCAACAGCGGTCCGCTGCCGGACGACGTCGCGGGGGAGATCCAAGCCCGCGACCTTGTCGTCGCGGCCGTCCTGAGCGGGAACCGGAACTTTGAGGGCCGCATTCACCCCCTCGTCCGTGCTGCCTACCTCGCCTCGCCGCCCCTCGTTGTCGCGTATGCGCTCGCCGGCACCGTCGACCGCGACCTGACGAGTGAGCCAGTTGGCCTCGACCCCGCTGGCCAGCCAGTGATGCTGGCCGATATTTGGCCGTCTCCACGGGAGATCGCGGACGCGATCGCTGCTCACGTCCGGCCCGAAGACTTTCGGAAGCGGTACAGCGCTATTTTCGCGGGCGATGAGCGCTGGCGCAGCCTGCCGGTGCCGGCAGGCGCGCTCATGGCGTGGGATCCCCGCTCCACCTACGTTCGGGAGGCGCCGTTCTTCACGAACTTCAGCCTCGACCCGCCGCCGCTGCAGAACATCATCGGCGCGCGGGCACTCGTCGTGGTGGGCGACTCGGTCACGACCGACCATATTTCGCCCGCCGGCGCGATCGAGCGGACGAGCCCGGCCGGGCGCTATCTCATCGAGCAGGGCGTTGACCCTGCAGACTTCAACAGCTATGGCGCCCGGCGAGGGAACCACGAAGTGATGATGCGGGGGACTTTCGCCAACGTCCGCCTCCGCAATGCCCTTGCCGACGGCAGGGAGGGCAACTTCACGACCTACCTGCCCACCGGCGAGGTGATGAGCATTTACGAGGCGGCGATGCGCTACGCGGCGGCTGGCATCCCCCTCATCGTGATCGGCGGGAAAGAGTACGGATCCGGGTCCTCTCGCGACTGGGCAGCAAAAGGGCCGGCACTGCTGGGCGTCCGGGCGGTGCTCGCCGAGAGTTTCGAGCGTATCCACCGCTCCAACCTGGTCGGGATGGGGGTCCTGCCTCTGCAGTTTCTCCCTGGCCAGAACCTGAGCGCGCTTGGGCTCACCGGCCGCGAGACCTTCTCCATTGAAGGCATCAGCGATGGCATTGCTCCGCGCGAAACGGTGACCGTTCGCGCCGTTCGCGCGGACGGCAGCGAGGTGGCGTTCTCGGCGATCGCCCGGATCGATAATCAGGTCGAGGTGGAGTACTACCGCCACGGCGGGATCTTGCCGATGGTGCTCCGCCAGATGATCCGCGCCAATCAGCCCGAGCGCGCGCCCGGCGCCTCGTGA
- a CDS encoding PEGA domain-containing protein: MIVEPDTLTGLDAGTVLRGRYRLLHATAAAGGTVRAFDLLRQKAVALRLYGPTVDEAIRRRVRERAGRLSAVVTPAIAPLLSFDEQGDWSLAVRAWVEGAPLAAVVAQRGPLSPPAFAQLAGTLLEAISALERAGLRHGALSARNIILSGDNDTDNEAVVVDAGLAAAEEDDLALAAELRHAGTVLALALGLGERFDPRAARQQLHHGGALVDVLSRLVSGQPASFESVDAARDTLLEAIEAWRVGRELVPSSPPHETLSSADAPAQPASGGEEPATVTGEAPAAPRSIRIIGMPLGARVCWDGREAGVTPLVVVDRDRGAHRITIEADGYLPQQIAIEPGGDVTVQYALAPVSPPADGALGQSAVRFSSADAPFDLDVTPPRRRWWRRWHPWAIFGAGGAAIVIGTATGTTPLQLLGLATALGAVGALLAR, translated from the coding sequence ATGATTGTCGAACCAGATACGCTGACGGGATTAGACGCCGGGACCGTGCTTCGCGGCCGCTACCGGCTGCTTCACGCCACCGCCGCAGCGGGAGGAACGGTCCGCGCTTTCGACCTCCTGCGCCAAAAGGCGGTGGCGCTTCGGCTGTATGGACCGACGGTCGATGAGGCGATCCGGCGGCGGGTTCGCGAGCGCGCAGGGCGTCTCAGTGCAGTCGTCACGCCGGCGATTGCGCCGCTTCTCTCTTTTGATGAACAGGGCGACTGGTCGCTCGCTGTCCGGGCGTGGGTGGAGGGTGCGCCGCTGGCGGCGGTTGTCGCTCAGCGCGGTCCGCTCAGCCCCCCTGCCTTCGCTCAGCTGGCCGGCACGCTGCTGGAGGCGATCTCGGCCCTGGAGCGCGCTGGTCTGCGGCACGGCGCGCTCTCGGCACGAAACATCATCCTCAGCGGTGACAACGACACCGACAATGAAGCGGTGGTGGTCGATGCCGGACTTGCCGCAGCAGAGGAGGACGACCTCGCCCTCGCTGCCGAGCTTCGCCATGCCGGCACGGTGCTGGCACTTGCGCTCGGCCTCGGGGAGCGGTTTGACCCTCGGGCAGCGCGTCAGCAGCTTCATCACGGCGGCGCGCTCGTCGACGTGCTGAGCCGTCTCGTCTCGGGGCAGCCTGCGAGCTTTGAGAGCGTTGACGCTGCCCGCGACACCCTGCTGGAGGCGATCGAGGCGTGGCGTGTCGGCCGCGAGCTGGTTCCGAGTTCGCCTCCGCACGAGACGTTGTCGAGTGCCGACGCGCCTGCGCAACCGGCGTCCGGCGGCGAGGAACCGGCGACGGTGACTGGAGAAGCGCCGGCTGCACCCCGCTCGATCCGGATCATCGGTATGCCGCTGGGGGCGCGGGTCTGCTGGGACGGTCGCGAGGCAGGGGTCACGCCGCTCGTCGTCGTTGACCGCGACCGCGGCGCGCACCGCATCACGATCGAGGCGGACGGCTACCTTCCCCAACAGATAGCCATTGAGCCGGGCGGCGATGTGACCGTGCAGTACGCCCTCGCTCCCGTCTCGCCGCCTGCTGACGGCGCGCTTGGCCAGAGCGCAGTCCGCTTCTCGTCAGCCGACGCGCCGTTCGACCTCGATGTCACGCCGCCGCGCCGTCGGTGGTGGCGGCGCTGGCATCCGTGGGCGATTTTCGGCGCGGGCGGCGCGGCGATCGTCATCGGGACGGCAACGGGAACGACGCCCCTCCAGCTGCTCGGGCTCGCGACCGCGCTTGGCGCGGTGGGCGCGCTGCTCGCGCGCTAG